In Anas acuta chromosome 25, bAnaAcu1.1, whole genome shotgun sequence, the genomic stretch GTTGAGTTCTACCTACCCTGAGAAGAATCCAGTGATTGTGTTTGTGATTTAGACCCTGTCAAAGATGAGCTTTCAAATGAAAGTCCTTGTCCTCCACTCCTAAAAATGAATGAGAGACATGCTATATTGCAGAAAGTTTGTCAGGTGCATGAGAATGTGTATTATTCCCTTTTCATGCTGCCATTCATTGATTAATATAATCACTGAGCAAAATGGTTCATTTGTTATATTTGTAAAGAAGAGCTGATTATTCGGAATCTTTGTATGTGCTTTCCTGTCTTTTGGTGAACGTAGCACTTGTTTAtccctcttctcttttcctggaAAGGATATTGCTACAGAAagtaaaacagatattttatatgaattatTTACTTACACGAACTCGCCATCCATCAAACGACGGTAGGTTTCAATCTCCATTTCCAGACGACTCTTGATGTCTAGAAGTTGTTGATACTCTGCATTCTGCCGTTCCATATCAGCCCTGACCTGAAACAGCTGAGACTCCAGATTCCCAATCTGAAGTTGCATTTGTGAAAGCTGAGCGCAGTAACCTCCTTCCGTTTCTGCTAAAGTGTCTTCAAGGGATTTTTTCTGTGTAAGAAGGATTTTAAATAATATGACTGAGGAAAACAAGATTCTTTACAAATACAAAGACAACTGAAACAGTTTATGGGAGTAACTATGGCCTCAATACTtagagacatttatttttttcttgaaatactaGTTTGGTAATTGGCCTTTGCTGCTACTTCGctgaatgtgaaaataaaagctcattTGTTTTATAACATGCTACTTGCAAtccaattatatatatatgactacTATTTAGGAACTAAAAGAGTGTAGattttaataggaaataaatgcaagtcACAAATCCTGTAGAATAGTGCAAGatataaaaaatgcttttaagttGGAAAATTGTCAAGTTAGCAGTTTCCTTTCAACCTACCATGGCAAGCTGGGATTGTAGTTCAATTTCCAAGCTCTGGAGAGTCCGTTTTAGATCTGTGATCTCGCTCTTTCCTGACTGAAGCTGCTCAGTATTGGTGGAGATTTCCCTTTTCAGCTCCCCACTCTGAAATGGCAAGAAGCAGATTGTAATTCTCCTGTTCTGAATACTCAATTCTCCTTTACATGCATTTGGCTGCATTTGCTATTTATGTGGTTGTTACTTTTTCATTGAACCATGCTTCAGCCTCTTTACGGTTTTGCTCGGCGATGACTTCATACTGTCCCCTCATGTCATTCAAAAGCTTGGTGAGGTCAATTCCTGGAGCAGCATCCATTTCAACACTGACTTGGCCAACTGCATTGCTCTGGAAGCCCTGAAGCTCCTGGAGagatttgaaataaaagattctgttaataaaaggcaaaatagTTCTACCAGAAATATTTATAGAGAAATAGGAGTGATGTAAATTCTTCTGCAACAAGAATCCTTCCtatttaagttttatttcatctctgaagaatataaaacagtgaaatattaaCATAGATCTTGCCTGTCAGTTCCATTTGTCTCAATAGTCTTGTTATTTAACTTTTTGATTCTTCTCTAGCCTGTACACCTAGGCTATgagtaaaaataataactggAAGACTGATAAGCATCTGAGTTGGCTCCCATTTCCTTTATAATTTTGAATGGCAAATTTTGTATCAACTTTCTGCAACACAGTGACTGCTGTGGTGGTAGTGTATAGGCAGAATAAAATAAGCAACTGGCATCTGAGTTGATTTGGcaagaggaaaatgtgaaaagttTAGTTTTGCTAAGCCAGGAGCTAAGAGAACAGCAACTTGTTGGGGCCAGCAATCCATAAGCCCTGAGTGTACATGAAgatattttctgtgttcttaGAGAAATGGCCTGGCAGTATTTCTAGTGGCAGAACTTAGAAGAACAGTAATCCTGCATCATCTAGAGCCCATAGATTAGGTGCctatttctttccctccttctcttAGCAAACTCAgaacagcaaacaaaccaaataaTGGAACCAAGGAACTCCCACTGGCATAAATAAGGGAATAATTTGATGTTTCGTACTTCCATCTACCTTGTTATGaatatacaaagaaataaaaaaaaagtacctctTCATGATTCTTCTTAAGATAAGCCAGTTCTTCATTCAGGCTTTCAATCTGCATCTCCAAATCAGCTCTCGTCAAGGTCAGCTCATCGAGAACTCTGCGCAGACCATTGATGTCAGCCTCCACACTCTGGCGAAGAGCCACTTCATTCTCATATCTGTGAAGAAAGTAattaaatgtgctttttatGTGGTTGATGAGGTCAAATGCAAACTTACTCTGTGCTTATATAGCTTTTACTATGAAATCTTAATACACAAAACTATtacaatattaataattaacatATTCTGCAGTGAGATACTTCTAAATACATaggattttttcccttaaaataatAGTGACAGGTTTTGCAAtattacaattttttatttttattgtatatttttattgtattttgtattgtattttttttattacaagtTTGCAATGCACTTACTTCAGTCTGAAATCATCGGCAGCCAGTCTGGCGTTATCGACCTGCAGAATGATTCTTGCGTTGTCGATAGTTGCATTAATGATCTGGAATGCAAGCAATGTCCAGAGAGTGATTTTATAGCCTAGTGGCTTAGCAGATCGATAGAGCTTTCTACAtaactaattttaaatatgaCTGTAATAAAAGGAAGTCGTTAGACTCTCATAGAATTTgctaaatatgaaaatatataggACGGATTTTCAACTTCGCAAATCAGAATGTTTCATTTAACGGAAGAATACACGTTTGTGTTCTGTGGTTTGTAATCTCTGAAGAGCTTGCCAGGTAGTCTCTCAGCTTCAGGAACTGAATTTGTaatataaaaaacattaaacttGCTAAAATGCAAACACTTCAATCAACAAGAGCTAGTACAACTGGATTCTATCACTGCCTTCTCCTTTATTCCAGTTAAACCAAGTCATGTCACAGCATTGTGTGATACAGCTACAGAACTGCGGTCAATACACAAGACAAATTCAACACGTACTACTGCAGTGTGATGGAGGATTATTACAAGAGTCATTAACATTAGAAGAATTTTGTGCTtggtttctgaaagaaatttgTTATTTGTCTCCAATTATTATTAGGTGAATTACAAATGCAAAGATGCATTAAGTACATTGCTTTGCTACCTTGTTTCGAAGATCTTCAATTATTGGATAATATTTACTGTAGTCGTTCCCAGACCCAGGAACACCAGTTCCAGGGCCATTTTTCTCATACCACTCTCGGATTTTGCGCTCCAGCTCTGTATTGGCATCCTCCAGAGATCGTACTTTGTCCAGATAAGCAGCCAGACGGTCATTGAGGTTCtgcattgtttcttttttggagCCAGAAAGAAGGCCGCCATCCCCCCCGCCACCAGTGCCAAAACCACCTCCAAACCCAGCACCTGAGCCACCACCAAAACCACCTCCAAACCCAGCACCTGAGCCACCGCCAAAGCCACCTCCAAAACCAGCACCTGAACTGCTACCAAAACCGCTTCCTAAGCCTCCCCCAAAACCACCGCCTAAGCCACTGCCGTAGCCACCACCTCCACCGCCGCCAAACCCCCCACCAAAGCCACTACCTAAGCTGCTCCCAAATCCCCCACTGAAGCTGGAGCCAGAACCAAGCAGAGAAGTGGTACCAAAACCTCCCCCGGCTCCTCCACCAAAGCCAAACCCGCTGCCACCGAAGCCTCCTGCAGCGCTAGCATTGGACATCCGCAGAGTTCCCCCGCCAAGGCCGCTCCGAGAGGAGAACTGCCGTGAGCCGCCGCTGGTGCGCACGGAAAGGGCCATGGTGCTCCAGGTGCTCTGTTTGCTCAGCAGACACCGCCGAGCGGGGAACCGTTAAGCCTTTATATAGGGAATGTCGTGGGTGTTGCAGCAGCAGTCCCCACCTCCTACCAAAATCCTTCATTCTTTCCCTGTTCTCttctttggggagggggaaggaggtaAGCTTAGTATGCCCTGACCAAGCTAAATGATGTGTGCAAATCTAAATTGCCCATGGGGGCAGAAATCTGGCACCCTCCAGGTGTTTGCTGTATGAGGAGGAATGGGTGGAGTAGAGCTAAGACATCCTGATAATGTTTTGCCATGTGTAATGGAGCACAaaaatttcttttcacttttaaatccatcttaaataattttttttgtcattacaTATTCTCTGCTTTCTTGGTTTGGGGCTATTATTGTAGAAGTGTGCTTCAGGCAGTAGAATGATCCCTTTCATATCAGACTTCCTGGCGTGTCAGAAATGTGTTTCTCTTCACAGTACTTCTCTGGCATGAACTTCTGCCGGATTAGTGTTCTCAGTGAGTTTGATAAGAAGTTAGGAAAGTGGTCAACACTTTTTGTATGTGGGGAGACGCGGACAGGCAGTGATCCTCAGCTTGGTCATTAATAcgaaaacacaaaatattcttgATTACACTAGACATAATTTATAgttgttttcttccctaaaCCTTTAGTCATTGAAATACCTGTCTAATGCCGAAACCAATGTTTCTCTTACATCTTCTTTGTGCTTAAAGAGATAGAAGGGACCTCCAGACACCTTTTCAAGTGCAGGGAGAGAAGAAGGAGCCATCAGACTTCTGTCTGGCAGTGGCTCACTGATTGCACCTTTCATCCATGGTGCTCCAACAGTATGTCTGCTCCTCAGCCTTTATGATGTATGGATCCATGTGTGGTCCATGCAGAAATTATAAATGCTGTCAAATCAATCTGACCGTAGGTCTTTTCCTGCTGCCCTCTACCTAGGGTTCACAGGACAACTCAGTTGAGAGTGTTGTGTTAGTTCACAGCACGATGGTTTACAACTGCATTTTTGTCACTGATGGTTTTTTAAGTCTAATGCAGTTGGACATGAAAGACCATCACAGAAACGCCTgactagtttttttttgtgccttttatAATGTAAATCTAAAGATCAAAGATAGCGCTTGCAGGTTACAAGTTTTGGCATGGAAACCCTTCCAAATCATTATACTTCCCTTTTGAAGTTATTTTGATAAACggaaaattgctttttctttgtcctgGCTTCATTATACCACTGGATTTGTCAACagaaatttattcatttttaattaacctCCGTCTAAAAgtacagatgcttttttttttttttttttttggcagaccTGTATTATGAGCAGTAGATCAAAGGTTTAAGTAAAGCATTTGTGTAGAAATGATGTGATAGCCTGGTATCAGTGACTCATGATTGTGAAAGCAGAAGATTATTTTGTTTGGCAGCTTTATATGTACAGTAAATAATGTACTGGACAGGTGAGATTTCAAAAGGAAGAGCTTTTGTGTTTATGttgtgaagaggaaaaagtagaCTCCTTGGACTGAAGATCTGGGTGTGGCATAGGAGACTTGTACTGCATGGGAAAAGCTTCATGTGGGTTTTGATAGAGAGGGGTTCAACAGAAATGGTACTCTTTATTTCTGAACTGAAAGgcaaaatatattcttttgaTGAAATACCTTTGCTTGGTATAGTCCCTGATGATTGAgagtgaaaataataaaaagacttcttaaattttacattttattttattatgaaatgtaaatggacatttatttattggaaaatcattttttacTGAAGTGAGGGTGCATTGCGTTTGGATGGTAGTTCAAGTTCAGAAAAGATCCATTGAATcagcattttaatatattttttaaaatacctacTCTAAATGTTCTAGCacataagagaaaaatagattGCAGTTAAACTAGCACATTTGATAGGGAGCATATCATACCTATCAAGTTAATTCTTCCTTGTAAAGTTTTGATAAGTTGTCCATTAAGGTTTCAGAAATAACAGGTATCTTTTAAAAACTTCCAGTTTGTCAAGCACATGAACAAATTTTGTCCCATATCTTCATCTAATGGCTTGCACCAGTTCAGTGCTTTGGAACTTCAGTAATGAAGACTTGTGTCGATACTTTTCTAAATTCaatttttatgattttcaaAGCTGTAGTAAATTCACACTACAGGACATTTGACTTTCAAATTTATACTGAGCAACTCTTTAAGTGTAATATTAAGACTCTGATGTAAATGAAGACTAACACTTCAGCTTTTATTTGTCTTGGAAACAATAATACATTTGTAACAGGCtgatctgtgttttctttcatcaaGATATTTAGTCACTGCATAAGTAAACTCCAAACCTTGCACTTCGTAACTTTCTGatgcaaaacattatttttattaacacccccaacaaaaaaaaatgtttgagattTGATAATTTGGCATTTTTCCACACTGCTGATTTCAGGGAGAATTGGAGAATTAGATTGGACTCTGTATAAAGTTTAATGATGTAATTAGAGCTCAGAGGCTGTCTCGCTTCTGCTGGCGCTGTTATATCTTCTCTTCAATCTCTTTTACCTCAGAGGAGACGACCTTGCCATCACCACCTCTTCAACAATTGTTTTGatcttcttaattttatttgattctCCTAATGAAATTGAACactaaattaataaaatgcagtctatattaacagaaaaatagtgCTATCAGCAGTTTCACTaatgagaaaacagacaaaGCATCTTTTCAATGCAGTTACTAAAAAGTAAACTTTTGGAGATTCAGTTTATGGTTTATCTTCCTTCTAACGTGCTATATGTTACGTAATATTTCACTGGTCAATAATTTGCTCTGAAACTGTGTTGTTTTACATCAGGCTACTTAATGCCATAACATTTCAACAGGAAGCCatcaaaaaatatgtatgtttgtGTGACGTACCTTTTTCAGTCTCCTCTGCATGTAAATTCACTTGGGCAGACCTGTTCAAATCACAAATTgacaaatgtaaatatattgtGCCTAATGTATTAAAGAAACAACCTTGTACATTCCCTGTACGTTCAGATAGGTGATTTCCTTTCATCAGGATGTGAAACCATGTGTTTAAATGAGTTTTCTCAGTTAAAGTAGAATTTGTCAAGCATAAACTGTAGGTGAAATTAACCTGCAGAGCAGTTCCTGCAGTGCTACAACTTCAGCTCATGCAGATATGCCCAACTAGTTCCTGAGCCAGAACTGCTGAACAGGTAGAGTCTTTGTGGGAAGCATCACTCTGCCTGTCTTGCTCTGTGTTCTTTCACAGATCTCTGCACTTTCCACTATGGAATATGGGATACTGGAGCACCCAGATGTTAAGTGTGGGCTCACTTCTTACATATTTTAGTAGCTTGGCTGCTAGTGACACAAGAACAGCAGAACAGAATCCattgcaggctgcaggaggtcAGTGTGAGTGCCTTGCTGTAATGTGACCAGGTGCCTGTTGTGTCTAaaggagttttaaaaatatctagcCTGGGTTACAGTCATTATAGTCATGGAAAAGTCAATCCCAAGTCCCATCACTGATGTTATGGAGTGTGAACAGCTATCAAGCTGCTCAGCTCAGGGAGAGTCACAGTATGTACCTGTGCACAGGATGACAGATACAGACTCAACCAACTTCCATGGCAGCCTCCGAAACAGAGCACAAACTGCAGCCTGCTTGGAATCtacagctgggagctgggcaaTAGACAGGTTTTTCCTTCAGNNNNNNNNNNNNNNNNNNNNNNNNNNNNNNNNNNNNNNNNNNNNNNNNNNNNNNNNNNNNNNNNNNNNNNNNNNNNNNNNNNNNNNNNNNNNNNNNNNNNNNNNNNNNNNNNNNNNNNNNNNNNNNNNNNNNNNNNNNNNNNNNNNNNNNNNNNNNNNNNNNNNNNNNNNNNNNNNNNNNNNNNNNNNNNNNNNNNNNNNCCTCTACATTAACTGAGCCTCCCACTTGTTTCTGCAGTCTGTCCACTTCCTACAACACAGAGCACGGTATCAGCATCAGCTAAAGGGAACTTTCAGTCCTGAATATTGGAAGGAAATTCAAAATCTACAGAAATAGAAGTAATTCTTAAATTGCTTCTCAGGGCAAGATAACTTAATCGCCTTGTAAATACTGTTTACTCCCTGCCATGCTAGAAAACgttagaaaatgttatttactcTGTAGCAATACATGTTATATAATAGATAAACATATTATAAAAAGATTATTTCCTCAGGACCGGATCCATGGAATGAGTGTAGAAGTCATAGTTCccatttaaatgcttttgtgtgGTAGCAACTcataaaacataaattattctTAAAGAAAACCTTCACTGCTTAGTTTCTAACCTAGGAGATACCCAGTACAGATATCTGACTCGCAGCTATCTCTGCATGAGCCAGAGCTCCTGTTACAACCAGCAGAGACCAGAGGGCATCTCAGCCGAGCAGCCTGTGGGTGTTTGCTCTGTGGTGAGATGAGTCATTCTCCAGGTTATGTCTATTTTGTCGGTCTCTCAGTTGATTGTAACAGAACCATAGGCAATAGCATTCATATAGGTAATATACGAATAGACACCTAAATTTTGATGTGCTAATCTGGAGCTGAATCCCACCATAAATGCAATATTCTTTCAGATTGTTCATGAAGATTTCATTATTCCAAGTGTGGCTGAGTTTATGTATGCCACTGACAAAAACTCTCCAATACAGTGTTCTGCTGCTCTCACCTCCTCATGGTTCCTCTTAAGGAAAAGTAGTTCTTCATTCACATTTTCAATCTGTGACTCCAAATCAGACTTCGTCAGAGTCAAGTCATCACGAACTCGCAGCAGTCCATTGATGTCATTCTCAACACTTTGCCTGAGAAGGAGTTCGTTCTCAAACCTGGAAAACAaggcttgttttgtcatcaccAAAACACAGTTGTCTGATGAAAATGACAGAATCAATAACTACTACTGCCTTAGTcctaaaatgtttctttttactaAACTTTGCATTAGAGGTTTACTTCTCAGCTTTGATATAAGTAACTAGAAGCTttcatgaacagaaaaaagaaggagaaagtaTGAAATGCTCATGCAACTTACTTCAGTCTGAAATCATCAGCAGCCAGTTTGGCATTGTCAATCTGCAGGACAAGCCTTGCATTTTCCAACTGTGCAACACTAATCTGGAAAGGAATGGTTGGAAATGGATGAAGCACTGACAGCAAGACTTGCAATGGATACTGAGTGATTCTTAAACATTATAGAAGACAGCTTTGTTTGACATTTATGAAACTGAATGTGCATCagcaaccaaaaatatttttaatctcaaaagaaaattatatatatatatataatctcaGTGAAGTGCATATAATGCATCTAGATGATGTATTgagaaatgcattattttatcaatatattatattttcctgCACAACATGGTACTGATAGAAGCAAATCTgcttgaaaatagaaaaaagttCTGAGGCAGGAGAAGGACAGGATGAGAATCTGTGCACATAAACGGACATTTATCTATTCCTAGAAATTAATTCTGCATGCGGACATTATCCTCTAAACTTTAGCAGTCTGTTAGTCGTCTGGGTTTAAGCTAAATTCCCTTTAAAGTGCATAAAAGGGATCTGGATTTTGGATGTAAGTCCAATGGATTTATCGTATCTGGAGGACAAAATCCAGCAGATGAATTAATGTAAATGAAAGCCCTTTCTCACTTGATCACCAGAAAACTTTAATAGTCagaaaactattaaaattaCCTAAGGCAAATATAATAGAATTAATTCATTCTGAGGTTTTTCATGTATTAGATTACTCACATCTATAGGCATAAATCAAATATTATGAGCTATGTATAATCTGTCACTAATTTGTATCTggtcaaaggaaaacatttattgttCTTGGTCGAGACAATTACAATATGAACAAGTAGGGTTAACGCAACAGATTGTTACCCATCTCCACCCAAATTgcaattcatatttttatcGATAGCTGTATGAAATCTTACCTTATTTTGAAGATCCTCAATCGTTTTGAGGTAAGCACTGTGGTCCTGCCTTACGTGTGTGACGTTCTTCTCATACCACTCCTTGATCTGCTTTTCAAGCAAGGAGTTTGCCTTTTCTAGAGAGCGCACCCTCTCCAGATAGGAAGCCAGCCGGTCATTTAGATTTTGCATGGTTGATTTCTCATTGCCAGCGAGCAGCACATCGTTACCAGTAACATTAAGCTGGAAGTTACCGCCAAAGTTTGGTCCAAGGCTGGTGCCAGTGGATATGCGGGTGCCATAGCCCCCAGCTCCGCCATAGACGCTGGGTGCCTGGAGCTTCTGGATAGACGAGCTCCTGACAGATAAACCGCTGACACTGGGTGCAGAAGTTTGGAAGCGGGTGCTTGAACCCATCTGGAAGCTTCGGTTAGAGAAtgccattttcttcctcttgaaaTGAAAGGGCTAAatctccacacacacacagagcagctgaagtgAAGAGCAGCGTGTGCTCCGTAAACCTTTATACTGTATCTCAAAGAGGAAGCACAATGTCATGAACCCCACCTCTATTGACACATAAAGTAATTGGTGTCAGTGCAAATAACCCACAGCATATTGTCCCCGCACTCTGGGTAATGCAAagggtggtgtttttgtttttttttttttatagtttggCTTGCTTAGTTACCATTTTGAATAAAAGATAAAACACAAATTAACTGCTGAATCATTTATAGCAGTGTATCTGCACCCATTGTCTCTATAGCCCTTTTGAACAACCAAGTCAATTATTACCCCTATGTGCAGTTTATAAAATTAAGAGTTGACTATATGTGACGagacttcaaatatttatatcttCAATCAAGTATATATTTCTCTTGAGTGAGCCATGGTCTAGGCCTGAGGACAGCTTGGAACTGCCTATAAATTATTAGAAAGGTGGCATCTGTACCTACCCTGCTGATTCATTTCCTAGTAAACACAAAGTGGTGTTCcgttttaaaaatgaacagcGTTGTAGTTAGCTTGCATTGAGTGTATTGTCACTGAGTATTAGAAGACCCTTACAAGTTGAACTGGGTTTCAGTGCAATTGAAACTAAGCAGAGTATGGCTTtgtggagagagaaaataatcaGAGTATTAGAAATCAGCATGGTTGCCCACTTCATTTTACGTGTGAGATGCTGACATCCATGGAGTGATAAAAGGCCCTGAGATTCTGtttccagcacagctcccagccctcctgcatGGCTGGAGTTAAAGCAAAGCAAGGGTGCCTCTGCCCTGTCAGTGCGCTGGGCTAAGATACCCCCAGCTGACCTGTTCCACTGCTGGCTGTTTTGCCACAAACACAGGTGTTGTAGTCATTACCAGGAAACCACCTGCCTCTGTTCAGTGCGCGAGGAAACACAACAGGCTGTGTTTCTAATAGTTCCTAAAGCCAGGGTGGTGCATGCTTTTGAGATGCACAATGCTGAGATGAAATGGAAGGCAAGGGACAAAGCTGGTTGCTGAGGGGGTATTAGCGCTACAGGAAAGCCTGTAGCAGGTGTGCACCAGGACAAAGCAGAGGTGTAGTTCCTTGGGGCACTGCATTTACTGTACTTAGTGTATTATTAATGTACAGCTAGTCACGTAAAACAGTTACCAAGTGCTCTTTGTGCTAGTGGAAAGCAGCTGCTGAACATAGTGGTCTTCTACCGTGGGGCAAGGAAATGGGTGAGACACAAAGCTTGAGGGCATTGGATTGTATCTTGGAAGCATCCTTAGGTTTCTGAGAACAGCCAAGCCTGGGATATCGCAGAACCAATTCTGCTAAATTGCTTTTAGATGACAGTGCAACAGATCAGTTTAAACAGTACTGTAGCAAGGCAAGAGTTAAGGTGTCATCGTTAGCTGTTCTGACAGTACACGTCTCCAAACCGAAGTGGTCAGCATGcagggcagattttttttttttttgcatgaagaTGCTGTTAAGCTGTATGAATTGTCTCGGACCTTGAACATCTTTGGGTGTAACCGATAAGGATAAATGTCTGAAAAACTTTTATGACAGTTCAAATCAAAGTACACTAGCCCAGACATTTGGGCTGTTGCTATAGAAACTCAAGGTGGGtcttttatttactgaaagcaTTCAGACTAGATAGGACAGGGCAGAGCTTACATCTTTACAACTGTAAGAAGAATACAGCAAATATCCTGCTACGGTTGCATCTCTTGGCTATGAACTTCACTGCCTGGATCTCTTACAATATTTTCTGATAGCCTATTTGATAGTAAACATTCTGCTTTGTCTTCTCAGTATTCATTAAAATTAGTTTCCATTTACCTTGATGGTATTTT encodes the following:
- the LOC137844305 gene encoding keratin, type I cytoskeletal 12-like, which encodes MALSVRTSGGSRQFSSRSGLGGGTLRMSNASAAGGFGGSGFGFGGGAGGGFGTTSLLGSGSSFSGGFGSSLGSGFGGGFGGGGGGGYGSGLGGGFGGGLGSGFGSSSGAGFGGGFGGGSGAGFGGGFGGGSGAGFGGGFGTGGGGDGGLLSGSKKETMQNLNDRLAAYLDKVRSLEDANTELERKIREWYEKNGPGTGVPGSGNDYSKYYPIIEDLRNKIINATIDNARIILQVDNARLAADDFRLKYENEVALRQSVEADINGLRRVLDELTLTRADLEMQIESLNEELAYLKKNHEEELQGFQSNAVGQVSVEMDAAPGIDLTKLLNDMRGQYEVIAEQNRKEAEAWFNEKSGELKREISTNTEQLQSGKSEITDLKRTLQSLEIELQSQLAMKKSLEDTLAETEGGYCAQLSQMQLQIGNLESQLFQVRADMERQNAEYQQLLDIKSRLEMEIETYRRLMDGEFVSGGQGLSFESSSLTGSKSQTQSLDSSQDPTKTRKIKTIVEEVVDGKVVASHVKEVEEKI
- the LOC137844244 gene encoding keratin, type I cytoskeletal 20-like, coding for MAFSNRSFQMGSSTRFQTSAPSVSGLSVRSSSIQKLQAPSVYGGAGGYGTRISTGTSLGPNFGGNFQLNVTGNDVLLAGNEKSTMQNLNDRLASYLERVRSLEKANSLLEKQIKEWYEKNVTHVRQDHSAYLKTIEDLQNKISVAQLENARLVLQIDNAKLAADDFRLKFENELLLRQSVENDINGLLRVRDDLTLTKSDLESQIENVNEELLFLKRNHEEEVDRLQKQVGGSVNVE